From Bacillaceae bacterium S4-13-56:
CATCCTGCTGTTCAAGGCTGGTGGGCAACATTCTTAGAAAACGTAGCCCTCCCATCTAGCGGATTATTCAGCTTCCTAGTCATGTGGGGAGAATTATTAGTAGGTATTGCACTTATCGCTGGTATTCTCACTACTTTTGCAACCATTATGGGAATGACTATGAACTTCGCATTCCTATTCTCTGGAACTGTAAGCACAAATGCTCA
This genomic window contains:
- a CDS encoding DoxX family protein, translated to MFVKLLRENNVVAAVLTVFRVYLGWQFLHAGWGKITGGGFDASGFMKGAIANATGDHPAVQGWWATFLENVALPSSGLFSFLVMWGELLVGIALIAGILTTFATIMGMTMNFAFLFSGTVSTNA